From the genome of Vicia villosa cultivar HV-30 ecotype Madison, WI linkage group LG2, Vvil1.0, whole genome shotgun sequence, one region includes:
- the LOC131647701 gene encoding inactive protein RESTRICTED TEV MOVEMENT 2-like, which yields MATKANEDISKRLYEDFEPYCKWLTNEGQKILEVDLKGFKKEQLKVQTNNKGVLKIYGEKPLSASSKKKWSRFHKEIRVSKDCDVSGIQAKFSQGILSIVLPKNEATQHAKDIATIEKHSLWGVQKSKRTTIHIVLGIVAVVALGTYVARILENKHENEGYHHDAFDIVNVANI from the exons ATGGCAACAAAGGCTAATGAAGATATTAGCAAACGTTTGTATGAAGATTTTGAACCTTATTGTAAATGGCTCACAAATGAAGGACAAAAGATCCTTGAGGTTGATTTGAAAG GTTTCAAAAAAGAGCAACTTAAGGTTCAAACCAACAATAAAGGGGTTCTAAAAATTTATGGAGAAAAACCTCTAAGTGCATCTAGTAAGAAGAAATGGAGTCGTTTCCACaaagaaattagggtttcaaaaGATTGTGATGTGAGTGGGATCCAAGCAAAGTTTTCTCAAGGGATTCTTTCTATTGTGTTGCCAAAAAATGAAGCAACTCAACATGCCAAAGATATTGCAACCATAGAGAAGCATTCTTTATGGGGGGTGCAGAAGAGTAAAAGAACCACCATTCATATTGTGCTTGGAATAGTGGCTGTGGTTGCACTAGGGACTTATGTGGCAAGAATATTAGAAAATAAACATGAAAATGAAGGTTATCATCATGACGCATTTGATATAGTTAATGTTGCCAATATTTAA